The genomic region TTTTGGTGGCGTCTCGCCCACTCAATGGCTGTACAGCAATAGACCCTCCCCCTCCATTGCCACTATCTTATGATGCCAACACCACCAAATTCATCGCTCTCATCAGACGCTATGAATGCAATTTTGATATAAAGGTCAGTGATGTTTTGAGTGTCATTAAGTATGTTTAAGTCTCTGTGAGGAAAACTGGTTTAATATGTGGAACTGTTTTTTTAGGTCTTGCATGCACAGCAGGCTGGATACAATGCTGTAATCGTTCACAACATGTACTCCGACACGCTGCTCAATATGAACTTCAGCAATGGTAATTCTCTTTTATATTTCAAACTTAACACATTCACACCATATTGATAAAATGGCTAAAattaaaatcttgttttttttcttcttctttttagaCACTATTGCAGAGGAAATTTGGATCCCCTCTGTATTCACCAGCTACTATGCCTCCCAAATTCTCAGGAATTACATAATTCCAGAACAAGGGTATGTAAAACCATTTCACTGCTTTCagaaataaatgtatgaaagaAGTTTTCAAACTAAATATAATCTAGACAGAACCAAACCTTAACAGTCATTAAGATGTGCACAGACCAATACATACTGACCTTTTCAGCACTAGTGCTTATGATAATGTTGGTATCTGCAGGGCCTATGTGATCCTCAAGCCGGAGTTTGCGTTTCCACTCTCATACTACCTTATTCCATTCACTGGAGTGGTTGGCATGATCATTCTAGTGATGTGTGTCGTCTTGGTAAGTATGCATATTATATGATTCTTCCCTAGGTGTTGTATTATTATGTTTTGCATTCTAACCATATACCTTTTTGGACAGAAATAATTGTGGTGCAATAATTACGGTatacaatgtgtttgtttagtCATCCAGGTTCCAAAGATAAGTCTATTATAAGCAAGCTTAGCAGAGGCAAGCCTTGAATACGCTGCTTTACAGCAAAGCTTCTGCTAACTATCCTCTTATAtgctatatttattcagtagaCGCATCTGAAAACCTATTTTCCAAATCATTTTTGCTTGCTTACTATGAGCGGTGGGGTCCTACTAGAAGACAATAAACAAACTCACACATGTTGAGTGTCAGTGTAATTCTCATGCCATAAGTAACATggtctttttgtgttgtttagaTTATTCGATGTGTACAGTACAGAAAAAGGCTGATGAAAAATCGTTTGTCCAAGGAACAACTGAAGCGGATTCCAACCCACAAGTTCAGGAAAGGTAACACAATGGCACTGTAGTATGTTTTTAAGAATATTGGAACTAACTTCATGGGAATTTGAAGTCTGTATTTGTGGAGCTTTCATTTATCGGACAGGTTCTTTAGATGAAATGTTATGAATTGAAATAGattatatttcaattttatttaatttcaatttttctaTTTGAATGACTCAAATCGTTAacttttctcttctgttttagGGGACGACTATGATGTGTGTGCAATCTGTCTGGATGATTATGAAGAAGGTGACAAGCTGCGAGTATTACCTTGTTCACATGGTAAATATTTTATGTTACTGTTGATTTTATATGTTGCAGTGCAAAATACCTCTATTGATGTACAGAATGTGCACATCTACCATTCTTGCAGCAATAAGCTTTTGTACTATTTGAACACAAAGTACATGGTTATACCCTCCCTTGCAAGTCAACATTTGTAACCCTACTTACTGCGTCTTTAAAAGCACAATACTGTACTCCAAGTGATCAAAAATGTTCATAAAGCAACATTATCCCTTTTCCTCCGAACTTTAAATTGCCAATTCCTCCTGCACTGAAGTCCTTGTTGCTAACGCCACTCTTTCCGCTTGTCAGCTTACCACTGCAAGTGTGTGGACCCGTGGCTCACACAGACCAAGAAGACGTGTCCTGTGTGCAAACAGCGCGTTACTCGCAGCAACGCAGAGCACTCCGAGTCCGAGTCTGAGGAGGAAACCGGAGGACGTGGGGGGGAAGAAGGAACGGGGGGCGAAGCAGACTCGGAGCGCACGCCTCTGCTCCGACCGTCCCCCTCAGGGAGCCCAGGGGCCTATTCGGCCACCACCACTACTGCCCAGTGCCTTGCCTCCCCTCCACACTGCGACTCACCCATCCTGGCTTATGAAGGCTACCAATCCCCCACAGACGACACAGACTCAGACAGTGAGGACGCAGGAGAAGACAGGCACCACACTGATGACGACCTCGCTCAGCTGGTAGGGATGTAGTGGAGATCTGATGCCTGGACCATAGCTGCAACAAGATTACTTAGTTTGACCTAAAAAGGGTCTTTGTGTCATCAGGCGTGCTATCCCACTGTACTTTAAAATAGTTTGCAGATTTGTGGTAACACATTTATTATAACAGAATGTTTTACCCAGTAGCCAGAGGAGGTCTACTTGTTAGTGTCGAAGCACACGCAGCATATGTATTGAAGAGTTTTACCAAAATCCAGCATTGAGCATCCAGCCACTAATATACACATGTTCCCTCCAATACTCCTAAATGTGTCTGTAGACCTCCTGttttaaagcatgtttttaaattatttaacatgCCACGCAACCTAACCAATAGTGCTGCAAAAAAAGAATGGGCCTCTTAAATCTAATGTGCTGTTTAAATAAGAGTGTAAAGCTTGTGTTGCTACACCAAATTAATTCTGTGTTCACACTAAAGTAGATCTTCTAGATTCAAGATTCACAATCCTTTGTTATTCCCACAATGGAAAATTCCCACTGTTCAAGGTTCTCTTTGTAAGGTAAGTGCAGTATGAAGAATCTCTATTGTTTGAATCTTAATTGCTTTATATTTGACAGTCTTTACCAGCTGTTTCTGAACAAGTGGAGAGGAAATGTTTGTTCTATCTTTTAATCCAtttaggtcttttttttaaaaacattttttcaagcTATAGTTAAGGTCTCTGAAATGTCAGATTAACTCAAATTCTACAGTAAATTACGCTATAATAGAATTTAGCAATACTGCCatacatttctgctgcttttacaTTGTTATTGATAATACTGTGTGGTCAGTTTGAGAAAAAATATCTTTAGCTTTATCCAGTTTGTCGAGTTGAACAAACTCAGGTTTTCTAGCATCAAATTAAAGGTCAGTCGATATTGTAAATCAATTCCACAGTGAGAATTAACTGAAGTTGGTCTTATATATTGTTTTACCTTGTTTGAATCAGTAAAATATAGATTCACGAATATTTATagatgttttcaattttttttatacataccaCAGAATGATAACATGTTGAATCATGGGACCCTCGAGGTATTTTTAGGAAAAAAGAGCATTGTCTTACATTGGCCTTGATGCACGTGTGTATGTTAAATGTTTGGAAACTGAAGGGACAGAATTCACACTCCTTTTGTTTTCCTCTATCTAGCCAGTATTTAAAACTACTGGTTAGAAAGATTTGATCTtgtccctgtgttttctgtaaaCGCGCTCAACATATGTTTTTGTGGTGacgaaaaaaagagaaacagccTTTGTTTCCACATTTGTAATGTTAGTAAtgatacagacagacagcttAGACAGGCTTGATTTGCACCTGAAAGTTTGGACAAGCTCAGCGGCTGTCAAATTAGATTTGGTTTCTCTCTTTAATAAAATGACCTAGATGGGGTCCACGCTGTTAAATTACATAAAGAGCAGTACGAGTAGAAACCTTAAAAAGTCGTTGCAGCCAAACTGTTGCACTGCTCCAGATAAATGCACAGCGTTTACCTTGGTCTCACATTGTATATTCACaactggaataaaaaaaaaaaaaaaaaagaagtgtaatAATAACCTTACCGGGTGTGGACATTTTTTTACCACTGTACAAATTTACCCACACTCGCTTTTCGCTTAGATGGGTTTGTGAGCAGTGtttactgtgtatttgttttctattgCTGCACTACAGTCAGAGAAAATCTGAAATCAGAATAATCATGTAGGGCTCCAGATGTATTGAGGATTCTTTTATCAATTAATGTATCACCTCAACTTGATCAATACCACAAATCAAATAGGGGACCCACAACTGCATACAACAGAGCAAACACTGCACAGTCTGTGTCTAAGGGTTTTTCAGTAAGTTGTATTTagtgtgaaagagaaaaataagtaGGACTCTGAAATCCTAACATTCCATCTTTATATTCTACAGATGATTAATTAAAAGACTTAACGCTATCAACATTTGATTGGGACACGTTGGCAATAGTCTGTatagtaaaatgtttgtttttctttttgtagtaTGTTCCAAAAGactttgtacttttgttttgctttatatGTCCTTGAGACTGTTAACAAATGAAAAGACATAATCCCcaaattattctttttctttttcgttTAGAATGTGCCTGGTTtatcacacataaataaatgtacagtgtCAATTATGATTTTTGTGTATCAAGCAGgtttgaaacacattttgtggAAAGCTGCATTTAATGTGTGATTTGTGGAAGATTAAATGATATTAAAACCGGACTGTGGTGCCACGGTTgtgtttaaatgagaaaaaaaaaatgaagtaccACTTCCTAGAAAATAATGTCCTATTAtctagaggggggggggggggggggaatcaatacagcatagtatcaaaacattttcagtggcaatactgtatcgatacacagaccccaagtatcgatcttttatttagtttgtctgcttgacaattcccttttgcagcaataaaattgacgtgagatgaacaaacagagaaatgtatctttttagataaaacagatgttgacaaagtttccttttggggacatcatttaaaattgggaaaaaatttgatgttggaaaaaaggttataaatgtttaaaatctcaaTAATATCATAtggtggcataagtatcgtgataacATTGTGGTTTTCCAACTATTGTCATATATGATCATGGGCAAATTGTTACGAAATGGGAATTCTATTaccacaatttttttgtaaatatctgagctgaaaaaaatataatttaattatgATTCATAACCTTATGATTACAGAAGGAAATACTCTCcattaaaagaataaagacattttttgatgAAGTGTCAATGTCATCTTCACCCACTGCCCCCAGTGTGCTGAGCCATGAGTCGCAGGTGGTTTCATTAAGAATAATGAAAGGACCAATCTTTTGTAAAAGCATTGCTAATCCTGTTGTCATGTAACTAATTAGCCTAGAGCGTGGACACCCTGCTGAAATTGGAGTCGTTGGTTCTTTTTACCCTGATCATTAAAAACACCATAGCACCATGACAGCACTGTGTATGTTTCCCCGTGCTGCTCCTTCCCTCCTGATGTGTGTTCAGTTTTGTAATATCTTGAATAAAGCGTATACAGTTATCCATTTTCCTACGATCTTCAATATGTTTTGGGTTATTTTAAATGAACGTAATAATACCATTGGTGGTGAGTCATTGCTTACAAATACTTTGGgttaatcaaaaacatttacatataatTTGTACAATGGCAGCATTGAGTAAATAATTAGTTTTCTGTGTAAGGTCacaatgttttacatcaatggCGAAAAAGAGCTTAAATACTattaatatttttgtcttttcagatCTGTTTAGCTGACATGGCCTATAAGGAGTTCCTTTGGGTGTAAAAGTGATTCATTAAGACGTCCTACAGCTGATGAATTCAGTCCTTTCAATCCTTCCTAACAAGCTCCAAGTCATTCACCATTTCATGTGCCTCACGTCACATCACCTGCTGCTCTGAAGAAAAGACAATTCATGTATGAGctgaataaatccccaaataGCTACATTAGGTTAGCCATTGGCTGGATTATTTCATGTGTGGGACTACATAGGCTAGTGTGTTCTATGTAAACTGAGAAATTAATATAGACGCACAAGGCATATAGACATGGTGTGTAATAGACGGGACGTGACAGCACATCAATGAATTCCTAAATCAAAAGAACCTGTTCAGAGTTCATCTTCATACTAATCCTCAAATTTCCTTGGGGTGTGCtgtgttttaaagctttagaaAATTTCTCTGGGTTCTGACAAATGCAGTTCTAAGAAAAGATGCCTGGATCACTACCATCTGTGCTGAGATGGTCTTTCTGGCTATTCTTGACTGTGTCGTCATTCGGGCTGCTGGATTCCAGAGTAACTCCTCAAGACCACAATGAGGTAGGTACAACTTTATAGatgttagattagattattttaGTTTGAATTTGCCACCTGCCTCTTATTACTGAATATtcaatcaatttatttaatgtacCATAGCAATTGgcttatgtttttatattttggctTGGCTTTTTAATGTCAAAAGCACTTTCTCCACAAAATGAATGCCCTGTTTAATTGCCTAGTTTTGCCCTTTGTTATTCTTAAAATGTACCTTAATAACTttgtgcaaagaaaaagaagtaaataataatagtttACACGTTCCTAGGGTTTTTTggatagaataaaataaatagtaaaataaaatggtttaaGAGTTGAAtctattaaaatattgtttgaatGTCAAACCCTTTCTCTACgactttttcatttacatgtgttccACCTACCATCGTCTGCTGTTAACAGGTATCTGgaacaaatatacacatataaacaaGGTGTTCAAAATCATGTAGAAATGAACTGATTCTAATATAACAAGTGGGGACAAAAGGCTTGGAGAGGACAACAGTCTGAGttagaaaaatgaagaaatctTCTAATATTACAGTTGTTTGTGTACAACATGTTCTTTCTGTTACTATCCCTCATGCAGCTCAGCAAAGACTTTATCTGGGGTAAAGCAAAGAGGGATTTTCATACTGAAAAAACTCTGGAAAGTACTTTCTTGATTTAACTAATTTACTGCTGAACccattatttttaagtttaaaaaaccTTAAGAATGCAGGAGGAATGATTACAGCAACCAATTATAACATATTCAATAAATCTACATGGGGACATGTAATAATTTGTTTGAGATAGccttgaaaaaatgtaaagctaTCCTTTAACCTTATTGAAAAGCATTGA from Etheostoma cragini isolate CJK2018 chromosome 13, CSU_Ecrag_1.0, whole genome shotgun sequence harbors:
- the rnf167 gene encoding E3 ubiquitin-protein ligase RNF167, whose protein sequence is MAPLGVWRVEARMSIIIVVFCSVLVPLPTNAYIYAHYSNMTSMLFEDLPAFFGSQLPKDGLMGILVASRPLNGCTAIDPPPPLPLSYDANTTKFIALIRRYECNFDIKVLHAQQAGYNAVIVHNMYSDTLLNMNFSNDTIAEEIWIPSVFTSYYASQILRNYIIPEQGAYVILKPEFAFPLSYYLIPFTGVVGMIILVMCVVLIIRCVQYRKRLMKNRLSKEQLKRIPTHKFRKGDDYDVCAICLDDYEEGDKLRVLPCSHAYHCKCVDPWLTQTKKTCPVCKQRVTRSNAEHSESESEEETGGRGGEEGTGGEADSERTPLLRPSPSGSPGAYSATTTTAQCLASPPHCDSPILAYEGYQSPTDDTDSDSEDAGEDRHHTDDDLAQLVGM